The segment ACCACAGATATCAAACAATTTAAGAACATGTGCAGGCTTAATCACTTCACCTGTTTTTAGAAAAGGATGATTTCGTCTTTCATTATTTTTAAAGACATTCTTATACCACCGCGCATGTCCTTCTCCTGCGGGTAGTCCCTCAAAAGAATCAAAACCAACAAAATGTCTTTGCAATATTTGTTTGTCTTTATTGCCCAACCATTCAGGATGTTTCTGACATTCTTCATGAAAAAGAGCAAATAACAATAAACTAACACCTGCACCAACACCAAACTCTAAGATATCGCCTTCGACCATTTCATAGTTTAGCCATTGTACAATATCGCGAAATGCAAAATATCGATAATCAGATGCCAGCATTTCATATACTTTTTCGTATGCTTCCATAATGCAAATCCTTTGCTATATATTTGCTTCTACTTTTTAAATTTTTCTTTGAGCATCTGCTCGACAACAGTAGGTACAAATGTCGATATGTCTCCACCCAAAGATGCAACCTCATTTACCATAGAAGAGGAGAGGAAAGAATATTTCTCTGAAGGAATGAGAAACAGTGATTCAATATCCGCGGCCAAACGTCTATTCATATTAGCGAGTTGAAATTCATATTCAAAATCAGATACTGCACGCAAGCCACGAATAATTGCTTTTGCTTTTTTTTGTCTAGCAAAATCTGCTAACAAGATATTAAAGCCTTCAACCTCTACATTATCACAATGTGTTAATACTTCTTTGGCCAATCCAACACGTATAGCAAGTGAAAAAGCTGGGCCTTTGCGCGTATTCTCTGCAACAGCAACCACAACGTTTGAATATAGCTTTGATGCACGTTCTATCAAATCAATATGACCATTAGTAATGGGATCAAAAGTACCAGGAAATATAACCGTATATGCTTCATGTTGTTTCATATTTTATTCAATCCTATTTGACCACCCATTATCACCGCATTATTCTTGGCGACTATATAGTCACAGCACATGAGTTTCACCCGCAAGGGGCACAATGTAGGGTAGGCGTCGAGCCTCGAGCAACCAGAGTGTACATAAAAGTACATGAGGATTGCGAGAGGACGAAGACAACACCCCCGAAAGCTCATGTGCGAAGACTATACATTTCAACCCATTCGATTAAACGTTCTACTTGCTCCGGTGGTGTCTGAGGTAAAATACCATGCCCCAAGTTAAAAATATGCCCTGGCTGCTTGCCATGCGATTGTATGACACGTGCCACTTCTTGTTGCAACATGTCAGGTGTTGCCATTAATAAAGTAGGATCTAAATTACCTTGTAAGGCTATCTTCTGGCCGACTTGCTCTCGAACCCAACCCAAGTCTACCGTCCAATCAATGGACAATCCTTCTATACCCAGCGCAACTAAATCAGAAAAAAGTGTATATTTACCTTTGGCAAAGAAAATAATAGGCGTTGATTTTGTTGCTTCATCTGCTTTTAAAGCTTTTACTATTTTTTGAACCGCAGCTAAAGAAAAACGCTTATAGGCATGATCGGATAAAATACCACCCCATGTATCAAATATCATCAGTGCTTTCACACCTGCTTTTACCTGCGCTTTGAGGTATTTTATGGTTGTTTCTGACAGCTTATCTAACAATAATTCTACTGTTTCAGGTTGTTGCCAAGCCAAGGTTTTAATTTTACTAAAATCCTTGCTAGTGCCCCCCTCAACCATATAGGTTGCCACTGTCCAAGGACTGCCACAAAAGCCAATCAAAGGAATATTGTTTAGCTCTTTAACAACCAGTTTAATCGCATCACTGACAAAGGATAATTTATCTGCTGCTTCATTGGTCTCCAATTGCTCAACTTGCTTTAAACTTTCAATGCGAGGCGCAAACACAGGACCTTCTCCTTCTTGGAAAGAAAGCGGTAATCCCATGGCTTGTCCAATCAACAGGATATCAGAAAATATAATAGCTGCGTCCAAACGATAACGACGCAATGGCATCATCGTGACTTCGCAGGCAAGCTCTGGATTTTGGCAAAGTACGATAAAATCTTTTACCTGACTTCTTAATTTGCGATACTCCGGCATATATCGACCTGCTTGTCTCATCAACCACACAGGCGTTCTTTCAACAGGTTGGCACTTGAGTGCTTGTAAAAAAAGACTGGAAGTATCTTTCTCAACAGGCGTAAAAGGATGTGTATTTGAAGAATTGCTGGTCGTGCTGAGCGTATCTTTTACCATGACTTAACTAACTTCTTTTTGATAGGATGGTTCATTTTAACGGATATGGCTAGCGCCGTCGAGGAATTGAGGGGGTGCTTCAGTACTGTCTTTTCCCCCGTTCGCAAAGCGAACATATGCCCCTCGACCATTTATTCGTAGGGGCCGGTCTCTGTGCCGGCCCATCACATTCAGGGCGGACACAGCGGTCCGCCCCTACATAATCCATCTCATCATTTGTTGTCAAAGGGAGTCGCCGTCTGCGGCGGAAGGGTTTTCAAAATTTAACCCTGAGCTGAATTAATTTCTTGCTGAACGCTCTCTATGCTTCTCACCCATGGTTTAACATTTTGTCTCAATGCTGGAGGCAAAGTTTGTATTGCTTTCTGTGCAGATTCTTTGCTTGGATATTCTCCCAACACAACCACATACCAAAGATCGCCTTTGACTTGTTTGCGGTATGTATAGGCTTTATCGGCAATTTTATGTGTATTGATAAATTGCTTAATACTGGCTTGATTTTTACCACCCATTAACTGCAAAGTATAAAATTTAGCATTTGCATTTAATAATTTATTTTCTGCACTTAACAATGTTTTTGTTGCCGGCTTGGCAGTGGCTTGTTTGCTCACAGGTATTGCAGGCGCAACTGTTTTAAGGTCAACTGCTGCAGCTGTCTTGCTAACAGTTGCTGCCTTATCTGCTGCCGTGACATCACTGACAACCGCAGTAGTGGCAACACCACTGCTATTATTGTCCGTCGCAGCAAGTATAGGCGCTTGATTTGCATTTGTCTGTGTTGTTGCATTCCCTTCTTGCACTGCACTCGCATTTGTCATTGCTTCTCTAGAAGCAGACAGTACTTTGATATTTAAGGGCTGCGAGCTTGTTTCCCAATTTACTTCTGCCAACTGTGCAGCTTGTGTGGGTGGATTCTGCCATTCTGCATCGTCCATCGGGTTTAGGCTTAAATAAATGATACCCAAGCCCACACCTGCAAGTGCACCTAGGGCAATAGGATGAACAAGCATCTGCCTTGCTCGATCTAAAGAAAGTGTTTTAGTGGCCATATTAACTCCATGTGGCTTTGCGGTTTTTCTACTCACCGGCTCTTGAAAAATGTGATCTGATTGATGCTCGAATAACCCATCTTCATCTAAATCAGCTAAAGTATTTTTCTTTACAGTAGGAGGCATTGTAGCGGCTCTTTTTACCGTATCTATGCTTGCTTGTGCTAATTCTAAGGTATGGCTATGACCTTTAATGATAGATTGAAACTCATCTTGCGCTAAGGTTTGCTCTAATTCTGGCTGTCCAAATAAAATAATATGTAATTGTCTTCTCGGCTCAAGATCCGTTTGTGAAAGCTGTAAAAGTGCTTTTAAACACTCTGGCGACATGAAATCAGCATCATCAACCAGCAAAACCCAGGTTGAATCCTGGTGTTGTGCTATGCCATCTGCCTCTACTTGCAAGGGCAGCGTACTCTGTTTATCCCACGGCAGATTAAAGAGTTGCGCAATTTTCTGCATCATCGCATCCACTGTTTTCTGCTCAGAATACAAGGCATGTTTATATAATCTAGGCAAAGGCAAATCAAGAAAATATTGAATGAATTCTGTTTTACCAGAATTATGAGGTGCTACAACGCACAACACATTTTGACTAAATTGACATAAATGAGCGAGTAATTCTGCTTGCTGTTGCCATAATGCGACACGCGGTGTTGGTTTTTTGAGAGGCTGGTTTTCCATCTGTATCAGGTTCCCTGGTTCACATGGGTTCTTTCCATCGACTTAAAACTGTTTTCACACTTTCTATGTCCACGTTACTCAAAATCTCTGCACATCCAAGTTGAGACAAGAGCACCCAATTCATTGTTTGGTTATATTTTTTATCTAAGCTGATTTTATCAATAATTGCTTCAATGGATAAAGTGTTTGGCACATGAGTAGGTAGTCCAATTACTTCTAATAAGGCAACTAATCTATCCAATACAGTATAAGAAAGTGCATTCAATTCGCAAGCTAAATGGGTGGCAATCACCATGCCTATGGCAACGGCCTCACCATGCAATATGCTTTTGAAATCAAGCAGACTTTCAATTGCATGACCGATGGTGTGTCCAAAATTTAAGATCATGCGATGACGTGATTCAAATTCATCCTCACTCACAACCAAAGTTTTCAGCTGACAAGAACGGTAGATAGCTTGTGTACATAAAGTCATATCTTCATACAGTTGACTTGCATTTTTTTCTATCCAATTAAAAAAATCTGCGTCCTGTATGAGACCATACTTTATCATTTCAGCAAGCCCAGCATTAAATTCTCGTTTGGGCAAGGTTAACAAGGCTGTAGGATCAATGATAACAGCTTTGGGAGAATAAAAAGCACCAATTAAATTTTTACCCAGTGCATGATTAACCGCTGTTTTGCCACCGATTGCAGCATCAATCTGTGCTAAAAGTGATGTAGGGCATTGTATAAAATCTATACCCCGCAGATAACAACTTGCAGCAAAGCCTGTTAAATCGCCCACAACACCGCCTCCTAATGCAAGCATCAAAGCATCACGACGGTATTGGTTTTGCAAACAATGCGCCCACAGCGCTTCTGCTTGGGAGATTGTTTTATGTTGATCGCCTTCAGGAATGATATGCAATGCAATTTTGCTGGCAGAAAGGCTACGTGCCGTTGCTTCTAGGACAGGGAAATAACGATCGGCAATCAATTGATGCGACACAACTAAAATGTGTCTATTTTCCAGTAATGGCTTAAGAAGCGTTGTATTTTGATAGGCGCGTGACATTACCCATACAGGATAATCACCACGCTTTGATTTAACCCAGAGTGGTTTTTCTGTATCGATTGTTGGCATCATGAGGTCTAAGTCAGAAGATGTTCTTTTTCAAGAACGCGAATGACTTCCAAAGCAACGGATCGTACGGTGCGACCATCTGTATCAATAATCACATCTGCAATCTCACGATAAAGAGGATCTCTTGATTCCATTAAACCATCTAACTTCTCTTCTCTTGGCATATCTTTTTGCTGAAGCAATGGTCTTCTCTTATCTTTGGCAGTGCGCTTTAGTTGTTGTTCAACAGTGGTAAACAGATAAACAACCGTGCCTCGGGCAGCGAGCTTGTTTCTATTCTCGGCGCTTAAAATGGCGCCACCGCCTGTTGCCAAAACCAAACCCTGTCGTTGACTGAGTTCATCAATCACTATTTCTTCGCGCTTTCGAAAGCCTTCTTCGCCTTCAACATCAAAAATCCAGCCAATATCCGCACCTGCTCTGTCTTCAATTTCTTGATCGACATCACAGAATTCAAGCTTCAATTCCTTAGCGAGTTGTTTGCCAATCGTGCTTTTACCAGCACCCATTGGTCCAACAAGGAATAAGTTAATTGATCGCTTCATACGCCTCTTGATTTGTATTTAAGTATTTTGACTTCGTTATGCATATTAAAAACGAAACCTAGGTTTAGGGAGTAGACCAACAAAAGATAAATCCCCTGGGTCTCATTTCACAGTTCGGCAATAGTATAGCATCTTGCCTAAGATAAGCGCTAGCAAGAATGGGTCAGCTCATCGACCCATATTATACTTTTATCTCTTGCTATGTCACCCCCTCCTGAATAATCTTTGGCGTGACAAAAATTAAGAGTTCATTTCTCTTATCTAAATTTGTTTCGCTTTTAAACAACCAACCAACTAAAGGCAGATTGCCTAAAAAGGGTACTCGTCTAACTTGCCCATTCTTTTCTTGCTGATAAATACCACCCAAGACAACGGTCTCACCATTTGCCACTAATACTTTGGTATGCATTTCTCTTGTATTGATAGAGGGTACACCATTGACAGAAAGTGTACCTCGAGAATCTTGATTGACTGTTAAATCTAAAATAATTTTATCGTCTGGCGTAATTTGCGGCGTTACCTCCAAGCGTAATACCGCTTTTTTAAAAGCAACAGAGGTTGCACCACTGGATGAGCTTTCTTGATAAGGAATTTCCTCACCCGCTTCAATATAGGCTTGTTGTTGATTAGAAGTCACAATACGTGGGCTGGCTACAATTTTACCCAAACCCTCAGACTCCAAGGCGGCTAATTCTAAGTCAAGAATAGTGCCCCCTGGTAACGAAGCAACCGTTAAGCCCAAAGAAGAAGTACCCCCTGTTGAGATTGCCGCAGGCAAGTCAACCATGAGCCTTTCTGCGACTGAGGTTGCCGCAACAGCCGCTGTTGGATTTTGTGCCAAGGCAATACCACTACTGCCCGCATTATGACCCGCCACCCCTAAGACAGGCTCATTGCCCGGGCGCAGTTTTGCAGCAGCCCCAAATTTAACCCCCAGCGCATCTTCAAAATCATCTGTTGCAAAAACAACCCGCGACTCAATCAATACTTGTCTAACCGGCATATCTAAGCGATGCACCAATTTCCTAATCTCATCCAATTTCTGCGCTGTATCTTGTACAAGCAAGGTATTGGTTCTTTCATCCACAGAGGCCGTGCCTCTAGCGGAAAGTAAGGAATTATTTTCATCTTTTAACAAGCCAGCAATACTTGCAGCCTTTGCATAGTTGATCTGAATGTATTCAGCACGCAAAGGTGCCAAATCCTGAACTTGCTGCGTTGTTTGTAACTCCAATTTCTCTCGCGCTGATATCTCTTCTGTAGGCGCCACCAACAAGACATTGCCCACTTGACGTTTTGCCAACCCTTTTGTTCTCATAATGATATCTAAAGCTTGATCCCAAGGCACATTTTTCAAGCGTAAGGTCACACTGCCTCGCACCGTATCACTCGACACAATATTGAGCCCGGTAAAATCTGCTATCAACTGCAGGACAGCTCTTACTTCAATATCCTGAAAATTCAGCGACAATCTTTCGCCGGTATATTCAAAGGCCTTC is part of the Candidatus Berkiella cookevillensis genome and harbors:
- a CDS encoding TylF/MycF/NovP-related O-methyltransferase yields the protein MEAYEKVYEMLASDYRYFAFRDIVQWLNYEMVEGDILEFGVGAGVSLLLFALFHEECQKHPEWLGNKDKQILQRHFVGFDSFEGLPAGEGHARWYKNVFKNNERRNHPFLKTGEVIKPAHVLKLFDICGFDKPILEIGLFSETVPKVLPQKYNKAAMIHIDADLYESCKTVLFHIEPLIQNGTVIMFDEWFAFKGDPDCGESRAFQEFLEAHPHIRAIPYKQYSTSSYAFILRRGPVIQ
- the coaD gene encoding pantetheine-phosphate adenylyltransferase; this translates as MKQHEAYTVIFPGTFDPITNGHIDLIERASKLYSNVVVAVAENTRKGPAFSLAIRVGLAKEVLTHCDNVEVEGFNILLADFARQKKAKAIIRGLRAVSDFEYEFQLANMNRRLAADIESLFLIPSEKYSFLSSSMVNEVASLGGDISTFVPTVVEQMLKEKFKK
- the hemE gene encoding uroporphyrinogen decarboxylase → MVKDTLSTTSNSSNTHPFTPVEKDTSSLFLQALKCQPVERTPVWLMRQAGRYMPEYRKLRSQVKDFIVLCQNPELACEVTMMPLRRYRLDAAIIFSDILLIGQAMGLPLSFQEGEGPVFAPRIESLKQVEQLETNEAADKLSFVSDAIKLVVKELNNIPLIGFCGSPWTVATYMVEGGTSKDFSKIKTLAWQQPETVELLLDKLSETTIKYLKAQVKAGVKALMIFDTWGGILSDHAYKRFSLAAVQKIVKALKADEATKSTPIIFFAKGKYTLFSDLVALGIEGLSIDWTVDLGWVREQVGQKIALQGNLDPTLLMATPDMLQQEVARVIQSHGKQPGHIFNLGHGILPQTPPEQVERLIEWVEMYSLRT
- a CDS encoding SPOR domain-containing protein, whose protein sequence is MENQPLKKPTPRVALWQQQAELLAHLCQFSQNVLCVVAPHNSGKTEFIQYFLDLPLPRLYKHALYSEQKTVDAMMQKIAQLFNLPWDKQSTLPLQVEADGIAQHQDSTWVLLVDDADFMSPECLKALLQLSQTDLEPRRQLHIILFGQPELEQTLAQDEFQSIIKGHSHTLELAQASIDTVKRAATMPPTVKKNTLADLDEDGLFEHQSDHIFQEPVSRKTAKPHGVNMATKTLSLDRARQMLVHPIALGALAGVGLGIIYLSLNPMDDAEWQNPPTQAAQLAEVNWETSSQPLNIKVLSASREAMTNASAVQEGNATTQTNANQAPILAATDNNSSGVATTAVVSDVTAADKAATVSKTAAAVDLKTVAPAIPVSKQATAKPATKTLLSAENKLLNANAKFYTLQLMGGKNQASIKQFINTHKIADKAYTYRKQVKGDLWYVVVLGEYPSKESAQKAIQTLPPALRQNVKPWVRSIESVQQEINSAQG
- the aroB gene encoding 3-dehydroquinate synthase codes for the protein MMPTIDTEKPLWVKSKRGDYPVWVMSRAYQNTTLLKPLLENRHILVVSHQLIADRYFPVLEATARSLSASKIALHIIPEGDQHKTISQAEALWAHCLQNQYRRDALMLALGGGVVGDLTGFAASCYLRGIDFIQCPTSLLAQIDAAIGGKTAVNHALGKNLIGAFYSPKAVIIDPTALLTLPKREFNAGLAEMIKYGLIQDADFFNWIEKNASQLYEDMTLCTQAIYRSCQLKTLVVSEDEFESRHRMILNFGHTIGHAIESLLDFKSILHGEAVAIGMVIATHLACELNALSYTVLDRLVALLEVIGLPTHVPNTLSIEAIIDKISLDKKYNQTMNWVLLSQLGCAEILSNVDIESVKTVLSRWKEPM
- the aroK gene encoding shikimate kinase AroK, with amino-acid sequence MKRSINLFLVGPMGAGKSTIGKQLAKELKLEFCDVDQEIEDRAGADIGWIFDVEGEEGFRKREEIVIDELSQRQGLVLATGGGAILSAENRNKLAARGTVVYLFTTVEQQLKRTAKDKRRPLLQQKDMPREEKLDGLMESRDPLYREIADVIIDTDGRTVRSVALEVIRVLEKEHLLT
- the pilQ gene encoding type IV pilus secretin PilQ — encoded protein: MAKLQRSVVGCMLLVFALLGYVASATAAPQARNAASAHGLQLRAVQVSSIEGNRIKVNLKLSHPITEPKNFAIENPAKIVLDLPGVKNGLASDAARAEYNLGAVRRVSVVEADNRTRVVIDLNESVPYQMSVEGSDVNIVIAAGIPAAQSTDPFSGHAFAKKIAGQFSINNIDFRRGAQSDGRVMVDLSHQNVAIELKEEGSQIRVRFVNAHLPAQLQRKLDVTDFGTPVVSVNSIQQGSDVEMTIKMEGYAEHIAYQADNRFTIEVRPLTKQEKDALKEKAFEYTGERLSLNFQDIEVRAVLQLIADFTGLNIVSSDTVRGSVTLRLKNVPWDQALDIIMRTKGLAKRQVGNVLLVAPTEEISAREKLELQTTQQVQDLAPLRAEYIQINYAKAASIAGLLKDENNSLLSARGTASVDERTNTLLVQDTAQKLDEIRKLVHRLDMPVRQVLIESRVVFATDDFEDALGVKFGAAAKLRPGNEPVLGVAGHNAGSSGIALAQNPTAAVAATSVAERLMVDLPAAISTGGTSSLGLTVASLPGGTILDLELAALESEGLGKIVASPRIVTSNQQQAYIEAGEEIPYQESSSSGATSVAFKKAVLRLEVTPQITPDDKIILDLTVNQDSRGTLSVNGVPSINTREMHTKVLVANGETVVLGGIYQQEKNGQVRRVPFLGNLPLVGWLFKSETNLDKRNELLIFVTPKIIQEGVT